In Streptomyces europaeiscabiei, a single genomic region encodes these proteins:
- a CDS encoding P-loop NTPase family protein, which produces MPKSLVEWAEGTGGQPPIVTAAAWKGGDGKSTFARELAYLLGAVLVDLDWDRGCSSRSMGYRYEKYVRYPMQDAFRNGTVPRPVKGRRMADLVPSYPGLVDEQPDREAVTDALLKWAREWQRPVVVDTHPGGCEATYGAVNAANVAVVPAVLTKESLNALEGMVDELTSHPLLITPNKVSAPPSWARKQLRTITSSHGGFPTGPVVHDESWLRSRRINVAVSSEPVPKRAMRFVGSMDGLVDAVINYGE; this is translated from the coding sequence ATGCCTAAAAGTCTTGTGGAGTGGGCGGAGGGTACCGGCGGACAGCCGCCCATCGTCACGGCCGCTGCATGGAAGGGGGGCGACGGTAAGTCCACCTTCGCCCGCGAGCTTGCGTATCTGCTGGGTGCCGTCCTGGTGGATCTCGATTGGGACCGGGGTTGTAGCTCTCGGTCCATGGGTTACCGGTACGAAAAGTACGTTCGGTATCCCATGCAAGATGCCTTCAGGAACGGGACGGTCCCCAGGCCAGTCAAGGGGCGCCGCATGGCTGACCTTGTGCCGTCCTACCCCGGCCTGGTGGATGAGCAGCCGGATAGGGAGGCCGTGACGGATGCTCTGCTCAAGTGGGCGCGTGAGTGGCAGCGGCCCGTAGTCGTCGACACGCACCCGGGTGGCTGTGAGGCCACCTACGGGGCGGTGAACGCCGCCAACGTCGCCGTTGTGCCGGCAGTGCTGACGAAAGAGTCTCTCAACGCTCTTGAGGGAATGGTGGACGAGCTGACGAGTCACCCGTTGCTCATCACTCCCAATAAGGTTTCAGCGCCACCATCTTGGGCGCGCAAGCAGCTCAGGACGATCACGAGCAGCCACGGCGGGTTCCCGACAGGCCCTGTTGTTCACGATGAGTCATGGCTCCGGAGTCGGCGGATCAACGTAGCTGTGTCCTCCGAACCGGTGCCGAAGCGGGCCATGCGCTTCGTAGGCTCCATGGATGGTCTGGTGGATGCGGTGATCAACTATGGCGAGTAG
- a CDS encoding coiled-coil domain-containing protein: MPELSQLSRQLGLAPEWATPAAAAVAALALLALYTVLRRRRGRGGLQVPASTPQNGRGEAVRATVAAAGPLAFLGACGMLVSLYGLYGFATDSMELPVVFAIPFMAIWDLAEATCFVSLYRSALVESHWTRPMRRTRRMAWGLVTASAVMNAAHAPGNWVSMVAFALVPPVSAKLIEHELDKQMSANSDEDEEDVTPGLVRLLQLGYVHVWAQVFAQLGLDATSRDGVIHQDARIRRAARKIHELGMALDRADALREAPEAVGRKAQRDRERELKNAATAAEELRGKAELAIDVAGIAGDTPAQLMLARHLTARGRVADLARMDKADPMGMVAMLEDLSIVPSVAALEEGARAAQAKKEREQAEQARDKALAEQAEAERMSEEIRRQAADELTQAKTTLEQARKASEDAHSEARQAKEKTAEAEETFRQAEAERDRLAGEIEQLRSRAGQLKTNVNAGESRERGLRDEVSALQSRADELRGEVDGQQRRVDEARQEVKRAEEAQSSAATNVERAQRRVNELAEQYTAIEGQIRQLTERRQEKITEVERLASEKERAEDEARRANERAAAALAQAQEAEGHRNAAHVVLQAARDELLEALTSPEEPTAPRWTSQAKVRGWELYLHTVHTEGREPTDQELAGDERDASTARRWLSDFRAELARHQVIALPAQQRAQDRTAVREPALT; the protein is encoded by the coding sequence ATGCCCGAACTATCGCAGCTCAGCCGCCAGCTCGGCCTGGCGCCCGAATGGGCGACGCCTGCCGCCGCGGCTGTTGCCGCCCTTGCTCTCTTGGCGCTCTACACGGTGCTCCGGCGACGACGTGGGCGGGGTGGGCTCCAGGTGCCCGCCAGCACCCCCCAGAACGGCCGAGGGGAGGCCGTACGCGCAACCGTGGCCGCAGCCGGGCCGCTCGCTTTCCTCGGCGCCTGCGGCATGCTCGTATCGCTCTACGGCCTGTATGGGTTTGCGACTGACTCGATGGAACTCCCCGTCGTCTTCGCAATCCCATTCATGGCTATTTGGGACCTTGCTGAAGCCACATGCTTCGTGTCTCTGTATCGATCTGCGCTGGTGGAAAGCCACTGGACACGGCCGATGAGAAGGACTCGGCGCATGGCGTGGGGCCTGGTCACGGCCAGCGCTGTCATGAACGCGGCCCACGCACCCGGCAACTGGGTGTCCATGGTGGCTTTCGCTCTCGTGCCGCCCGTCTCGGCGAAGCTCATCGAGCACGAGTTGGACAAGCAGATGTCCGCCAACTCCGATGAGGACGAAGAGGACGTTACCCCGGGCTTGGTCCGGCTCTTGCAGCTTGGTTACGTGCACGTTTGGGCACAGGTGTTCGCTCAGCTGGGCCTCGATGCCACAAGCCGAGACGGGGTGATCCACCAAGACGCCCGTATCCGCCGCGCCGCACGCAAGATCCACGAACTTGGGATGGCCCTGGACCGGGCCGACGCCCTCCGTGAGGCTCCGGAAGCAGTCGGCCGCAAGGCCCAGCGGGACCGCGAGAGGGAGCTGAAGAACGCCGCTACTGCGGCTGAGGAGCTTCGGGGCAAGGCCGAGTTGGCCATCGACGTGGCCGGCATCGCCGGTGACACCCCGGCTCAGCTGATGCTCGCCCGGCACCTCACCGCACGAGGTCGCGTCGCTGACCTGGCACGCATGGACAAGGCCGATCCCATGGGCATGGTGGCCATGCTCGAAGACCTTTCTATCGTCCCCAGCGTCGCAGCTCTGGAAGAGGGCGCCCGTGCGGCTCAGGCGAAGAAGGAACGCGAGCAGGCAGAACAGGCAAGGGACAAGGCTCTCGCAGAGCAGGCTGAAGCTGAGCGGATGTCCGAGGAGATCCGCCGTCAGGCCGCCGACGAACTCACGCAGGCCAAGACGACCTTGGAGCAGGCCCGGAAGGCGTCGGAGGACGCCCACAGTGAGGCACGGCAGGCCAAGGAGAAGACAGCCGAGGCCGAGGAGACATTCCGGCAGGCTGAGGCCGAACGTGACCGGCTCGCGGGTGAGATCGAGCAGCTCAGGAGCCGTGCGGGACAGCTCAAGACGAATGTGAACGCTGGGGAGTCTCGCGAACGGGGACTTCGAGATGAAGTGTCCGCCCTCCAGTCCCGTGCCGACGAACTACGCGGCGAAGTCGACGGACAACAGCGCAGGGTCGACGAGGCTCGCCAGGAGGTGAAACGAGCTGAGGAAGCGCAGAGCAGTGCTGCCACCAACGTGGAGCGCGCTCAGCGCCGGGTGAACGAACTCGCCGAGCAGTACACCGCGATCGAGGGGCAGATCAGGCAGCTCACTGAGCGGCGGCAGGAGAAGATCACCGAGGTTGAGCGCCTGGCCAGCGAGAAGGAGCGGGCCGAGGATGAGGCCCGCAGGGCAAACGAGCGGGCTGCCGCCGCACTTGCACAAGCGCAGGAGGCCGAGGGACACCGCAACGCGGCCCACGTCGTGCTCCAAGCAGCGCGGGACGAGTTGCTAGAGGCCCTCACGAGCCCGGAGGAGCCGACGGCCCCGCGTTGGACGAGTCAAGCCAAGGTGCGCGGCTGGGAGCTGTACCTGCACACGGTGCACACCGAGGGTCGTGAGCCCACTGACCAGGAGCTAGCCGGCGACGAACGGGACGCGAGCACTGCCCGCCGTTGGCTCTCTGACTTCCGTGCGGAGCTTGCCCGCCATCAGGTGATTGCACTGCCTGCACAGCAGCGTGCACAGGACCGCACAGCTGTCCGAGAGCCCGCGCTCACATAG